Below is a window of Humulus lupulus chromosome 2, drHumLupu1.1, whole genome shotgun sequence DNA.
tatgactTACTTTGGTATGATTCTGGGAtgtggattggttaagtaagtatggggcaatgctaaattgtaGGGAAAGGATAATAACTCTTGGGCTTAAGAGTGGGAAGCCTTGAGACAGTTGGCACGATGTATGGTTTTGTATGCTTATTctcatctgtattgagagctagagttttattgcagagagatgcatggaactcttagctagtgtggtggataccacttagattgtgccagtggggtcaggacagactggactagtctgtgagtttctggatgtgcttccaagGGATTTGTTAGGGTTTCCTTTatataaagagatagaatggtaaaTGGATTGGTGCCAGGAGTGGAAACAGGTtttagggcactgttttgaatggctcagcagagttgtaagaactaaaggttcagttagtgagtaagatggtattctctaaggtgaatcttggatctggttattaccagctagagatcagggagaaggatatgtagaagactattttatatcagataagggcactaggagtgctgagctatgttttgagaatttgtttaatgtGAGTATTTATGtatcagatgaacagagcattcaaaggtttatttgaataggatttgtgatcgtcttggacgatggtatcgtGATGTATTCTCTGCGAatattttccaaggtcaaggaatgcctcgaaaggcaagagtttccttgggtggtaaggatatcacatgtaccttgggaagagttctgagtcttcttgcagatcagaacactacaacaatttttagtatatattacattaaaaaataacatatattgAAAAGTGCTATTAATGGTGGGTGATAAAAACACATAGAATGTattattttggcgccatatgaaaaaacctcaggcgccaaatgaaaatttCTTTTTTGGTCTCATCTgccaaattttaatccctaagttacccaaaaaaaattctctcagcctccatctctcactctcgtctcgtctctccgcctcacgaagtctcaCTCTCGTCTCATCTCTCCGCctctcgtctcgtctctccgcctcacgaagtcttctcaactcatctctgACTCATGAAGACAtgctccagagtggagctctttctccgcctcacgaagtcacgcttcatagtggagcttctctgcctcacgaagtcacactccagagtggagctctttCTCTGATTGGGTGTTGCTGCGAAGGAGATGAGAGGTTACTCGTGGCTGAGTTTATGCCCCATGAAACTCTCGTTAAGCATCTTTTTCACTGTAAGTTACtttatttctttatatatatatatatttatatgtatatgtttgtACATACTTCCTTTTTGTTTCCAACTGATGGGTGTTATGGGTGTTgggaatttttaatttattaaataaagctaaaATAActgattgggggggggggggggggggatgggATACCCAGATTCTGATATGGTGGCCAAGAGAAATTTGGGTTTTGGGTGCTTTTCCAAGAGGAGATTAGGTTTATTGAATTGGGTCGTCTTTGGATTTTGGCTTGCGTTACTGCTTTTGCAGCCGGTGGCTAGTGTCAGACCCTTGCGAGAGAGAGCTCGTTCTTGGGGCGATGAGGTTGGTATTGAGATTATTGccttacttttatttttaaaaaaagtttatGAATAGTTTGATCAGCTATTAAGATTACAATTTGAATTGGGTAGTGGTTATTAGTTTTGTTCACTGTTTCTCTTAGTCAGTGTACACACTAAGAGATTAGAGATTATATTTCAGTGAAATTATTTATACGTTTTAGAAAGTTATGATTAGGGCCAATCTGTATTTGTGTTTACTCCAAAGTTGCTTTAGCTTTTTATTAAGTTATAACTCTGCTGCAATGAGGAGAGTAGGAGGAGAATGAGATATTATTGAAATACAAATTGCAAGAACTCTGAGGTGCTAGAGTATTTTACTAAAAGCTATAAGTTTTATCAGAAAAATTAGTTAATAACATACTCATCTCTGTTGCACAAAACCGTAGAAGAAAGAGGAGGTTCATTAGCTTTGTCATTGATGTGTTTTTCTGGCTTTTCCATGTAGTCTTATTGAAAGTAGCTCGTATTTATTCACATTGAGTTTTGTTCTTGGTTCATAAATTGGAGTAGACAATACAGAAGTTAATAAATTGTACCTTTCATTTTATGCAAGAAGACAACCAAAagcaatattttttttaagaaatgtaTCTGTCATGTGAAAGCCAGTTTTAATTTAATGAACTTCCTTTTAGAAATTTAGCTGCTCTCATTTCCCTTTCCCTTTCCTTTCGGTAAGTATGCAAATGTAAAATTTCCTTTGAAATAGTTTCTGGTAGGAAAAGGAGGGAGAAAAttgctttctttctttctttctttcttttttttttagaaatatgcGTTTAAAATATGGATGGAAATTTGAGTGAATTTGCTTAATTCACCTCATTTGCCTCTTGCAGTGGTTATTCAGAGGAAAAAAAGAAAGTGACTTGGGTCCATTTTCTGCATGGAATATAATTGGAACATATAGAGGTTAGTAAATTGCATTGCACACACATTTAATTGTTATCTTGTAAATTCTAGCTACAACTCTTTACATGAAATTGATAGAGAACTGgataaatttcaaattaattaataatttcttGAATTATTTTGGGTGAACGTGAGGATTAGTTGTATCCACATTTTGCAGTATGTGTGATGTGTGTGTGGCATGGGGGTGGGGGTGGGGGTAGGGGTGGGTAATACCATGTGATTGTCTTATTTTATGCCACTTACTGTCTATTCATTGTGATTTGGGGAACTTTCTCTTCTTGATTTTGATGATGGGCGTGAAAGGGAACTAACTGATTCTGTTGAATTATTTTGGGTTACTTGCAGTCGATCAGAGGACAAAACTAATTTAATTGAGGAAGTATCTTGGTTTGATTATGGACATAGAGGAATGCAGGTAATGAGTCATCAAGTTCAATATCTTATCTCTAATATTTTGCAAGATCTTTTTTGCTTAATGAGTTTCTGCTTTAATTCTGTTTCTTTTACTTGTCTGATATTTATTCTGGTTGGAAGTTTATTTTTACAGGTTTGGTATCCTTCTTTGGGTGCTGACCCTTTTAAGCAGGAGGATTTCTTAAAGGTACGTATTCTTTGGTGCTAGAAGCCACAGGTTTTGCATATAATAAAAGCTTATCTTCTTTGTTAgcattttttttccttatttttcaaTTTCCCCCTTCCCTTAGTGTGCAATTTTAGTTCCTTTCAAGGTGAGGTCACTAGCTACTAAATTGCTGGCTTCTGTATTCATTCAagtattatgttattttatttttaatggaaaatcatttttctttttaaaaagaaACATAATAAGGTTTTGTAAGttatgaaattatttttattgcCTTTTAAGGCATCTTCTTCAGGTACTATTTTCTCTTTCCTTTATATGAAAGTGAAGGTCCAATGTTTATTTTACTGTCCAATTATGGAATTCTCTTGTACTATATATAATATTGTCTACCTTCTATTGAAATTTGAAAAGAAGATGTCAGCTCGTGCGCTTAATTACTAGCCCACAAGGTTGGAATATGACTTGAAGCCCTTTGTTAGATTAGGTTCAAGCATATGTGTTTAGTTTGGGGCATTATTGCATAAGTGTCTATAAATTGCCTCTGGTTACCAAAATTATATTATGTTGGCTTTGCAgctttttaattttgtttgttgTTATTCCTGATCTTTCTTGAAGATATTGTACTTAATTCTGATTTTGTATTCAGAGGGACAAACGCGAAGAAGCTTTGAGGCTGGCTCCATTATTAGCAGAGAAGCCTCATTTTTCTCACTGTTTGGAGTGGCTTCTCTTTAGGGTGTTTGATGCAGAAATATCCAAGTACATTCAATGAGAATAAAATTACCTCAAAAGTACAATGGTTCTGTTTTTGGCCATTATCTAAATGGAGTAATGTTTATAGTAGTTTTGTTAAGCAAAACATTACTGGGTCTTTTTGCTAACTTGGTTACCCTAGTTCTCTATCTTTGTCAGTGCTGCTATGTAATGTTTCATAGTTGAAGTCTAGAACCTCTTCTATTTGTTAGgcctcttttaaccctagttaagGTATGAAGTTATCCAAGGAGTAGGCTTTAAGGTATTGTCAGATGCGCAGGTGATATTTCTGCAGTTAGTAAAAATAGTTAAAATGTATGATAATCAATTAATATTTGATGAAAATTAATTTGGCTGCAAAACATGTCCAGAGGAAGCAGCTTTGAGGTATCTTGTTGTATATCATGTACATGCATAGAAAGTTTGGTTTGActttaacaaaaaaaaaggttCCATATTGGAAAAGAAAAGGGTTTATTATGTATAGCAATTAACTTAGAAAAACACACATCCCACGAGCTTGTTAGTGTTTGATTCATTGTTGTGTGCCATTACATATTTGATTGAATGAATTTATCATCATCAAATTGATTTCAGTAACTTTGAAGCTAAAATATTTCACTGCTTT
It encodes the following:
- the LOC133816173 gene encoding transmembrane E3 ubiquitin-protein ligase FLY1-like, whose protein sequence is MGYPDSDMVAKRNLGFGCFSKRRLGLLNWVVFGFWLALLLLQPVASVRPLRERARSWGDEWLFRGKKESDLGPFSAWNIIGTYRVDQRTKLI